In a single window of the Poecile atricapillus isolate bPoeAtr1 chromosome 27, bPoeAtr1.hap1, whole genome shotgun sequence genome:
- the UBTF gene encoding nucleolar transcription factor 1 isoform X1, whose protein sequence is MNGEAECPADLEMTAPKNQDRWSQEDMLTLLECMKNNLPSNDGSKFKTTESHLDWEKVAFKDFSGEMCKMKWMEISNEVRKFRTLTELIMDAEEHVKNPYKGKKLKKHPDFPKKPLTPYFRFFMEKRAKYAKLHPEMSNLDLTKILSKKYKELPEKKKMKYIQDFQREKQEFERNLARFREDHPDLIQNAKKSDVPEKPKTPQQLWYNHEKKIYLKVRPDVSTATTKEVKESLGKQWSQLSDKKRLKWIHKALEQRKEYEEIMRDYIQKHPELNISEEGITRSTLTKAERQLKDKFDGRPTKPPPNSYSLYCAELMANMKDVPSTERMVLCSQQWKLLSQKEKDAYHKKCDQKKKDYEIELLRFLESLPEEEQQRVLGEEKMLGSNRKGATSPASKKSSPETGKASSEKPKRPISAMFIFSEEKRKQLQEERPELSESELTRLLARMWNDLSEKKKAKYKAREAAMKAQSEKKHGSDKEERGKLPESPKTAEEIWQQSVIGDYLARFKNDRGKALKAMEATWNNMEKKEKLMWIKKAAEDQKRYERELSEMRAPPCSTNSTKKMKFQGEPKKPPMNGYQKFSQELLSNGELNHLPLKERMVEIGSRWQRISQGQKDHYKKLAEEQQKQYKVHLDIWLKSLSPQERAAYKEHISNKRKSIGKIRGPNPKMKPTMQSKSESEDDDEEEEEEEDDDEDEDDDDDNGDSSEEGGDSSESSSEEESEDGDECECRVSHQSQSFTPVQLKSEYAGWRWGQKPCPCLVLATGQNDEDDEDEDDEDEDDNDSEGSSSSSSSSGDSSDSDSN, encoded by the exons ATGAACGGCGAAGCTGAGTGCCCTGCAGACCTGGAAATGACAGCTCCCAAAAACCAAG ACCGCTGGTCGCAGGAGGACATGCTGACCCTCCTGGAGTGCATGAAGAATAACCTGCCCTCCAACGACGGGAGCAAGTTCAAAACCACTGAGTCCCACCTGGATTGGGAAAAAGTGGCTTTCAAGGACTTCTCAGGGGAGATGTGCAAGATGAAGTGGATGGAGATCTCAAATGAG GTGAGGAAATTCCGGACCCTCACAGAGCTCATTATGGATGCTGAAGAGCATGTGAAGAATCCTTACAAAGGCAAAAAGCTCAAG AAACACCCCGACTTCCCCAAGAAGCCCCTGACTCCCTATTTCCGCTTCTTCATGGAGAAGCGAGCCAAATACGCCAAGCTTCACCCCGAAATGAGCAACCTGGATCTCACCAAGATCCTGTCCAAGAAATACAAGGAGCTTCCCGAGAAGAAAAAG ATGAAATACATCCAGGACTTCCAGCGAGAGAAGCAGGAGTTTGAGAGGAACTTGGCGAGGTTCAG GGAAGACCACCCGGATCTCATCCAGAACGCCAAGAAATCCGACGTCCCCGAAAAGCCCAAGAccccccagcagctgtggtacAACCACGAGAAGAAGATCTACTTGAAAGTGCGTCCAGATGTGAGTACG GCCACCACGAAGGAGGTGAAAGAGTCGCTGGGCAAGCAGTGGTCTCAACTCTCGGATAAAAAGAGGCTGAAATGGATTCATAAGGCCCTGGAACAGCGGAAGGAGTACGAG GAGATCATGCGGGATTACATCCAGAAGCACCCGGAGCTGAACATCAGCGAGGAGGGAATCACCCGCTCCACCCTCACCAAGGCCGAGCGGCAGCTCAAGGACAAGTTCGACGGACGACCCACGAAGCCGCCCCC GAACAGCTACTCCCTGTACTGTGCAGAGCTGATGGCCAACATGAAAGACGTGCCCAGCACGGAGcggatggtgctgtgcagccagcagtggaagCTGCTCTCCCAGAAGGAAAAGGATGCCTACCACAAAAAGTGTGACCAG aaaaagaaagattacGAGATTGAGCTGCTCCGCTTCCTGGAG AGCCTGCccgaggaggagcagcagcggGTGCTGGGCGAGGAGAAGATGCTGGGCAGCAACCGGAAAGGGGCGACGAGTCCTGCAtccaaaaaatcctccccagaGACCGGCAAG GCCAGCTCAGAGAAGCCCAAGAGGCCCATCTCAGCCATGTTCATCTTCTCGGAGGAGAAGCggaagcagctgcaggaggagcggCCGGAGCTGTCGGAGAGTGAGCTCACCCGGCTCCTGGCCCGCATGTGGAACGACCTCTCCGAGAAGAAGAAG GCCAAGTACAAGGCGCGGGAGGCAGCGATGAAGGCGCAGTCGGAGAAGAAGCACGGCTCGGATAAAGAGGAGCGTGGGAAGCTGCCCGAGTCTCCCAAAACTGCCGAGGAGATCTGGCAACAGAGCGTCATCGGGGACTACCTGGCTCGTTTCaag AATGACCGGGGCAAAGCACTGAAGGCCATGGAGGCCACTTGGAACAACatggagaagaaagagaagctgaTGTGGATCAAGAAGGCGGCGGAGGATCAGAAGCGATACGAG AGGGAGCTGAGCGAGATGCGGGCCCCTCCGTGCTCCACCAACTCCACCAAGAAAATGAAATTCCAGGGAGAGCCGAAGAAACCCCCCAT GAACGGTTACCAGAAGTTCTCCCAGGAGCTCCTGTCCAACGGGGAGCTGAACCACCTCCCGCTGAAGGAGCGGATGGTGGAGATCGGCAGCCGCTGGCAGCGCATCTCCCAGGGCCAGAAGGACCACTACAAAAAactggcagaggagcagcagaaacagtaCAAGGTGCACCTCGACATCTGGCTCAAG AGCCTCTCGCCCCAGGAGCGGGCTGCGTAcaaggaacacatttccaac AAGCGCAAGAGCATAGGGAAGATCCGGGGTCCCAACCCCAAGATGAAGCCAACGATGCAGTCCAAGTCG GAGTCAGAGGACgatgatgaggaggaagaggaggaggaagatgacgatgaagatgaggatgatgatgatgacaacGGTGACTCATCAGAGGAAGGCGGCGACTCCTCAGAGTCCAGCAGTGAGGAGGAGAGCGAGGATGGGGACGAG TGTGAATGCCGAGTAAGTCACCAGAGTCAAAGCTTTACACCGGTGCAACTGAAATCAGAGTATGCTGGATGGCGCTGGGGCCAGAAACCGTGTCCGTGCCTTGTGCTCGCCACCGGACAG AACGACGAGGATGATGAGGACGAGGATGACGAGGACGAGGATGACAACGACTCGGAGGGCAGCAGcagttcctcctcctcctcgggggACTCTTCCGACTCCGACTCCAACTGA
- the UBTF gene encoding nucleolar transcription factor 1 isoform X4 — translation MNGEAECPADLEMTAPKNQDRWSQEDMLTLLECMKNNLPSNDGSKFKTTESHLDWEKVAFKDFSGEMCKMKWMEISNEVRKFRTLTELIMDAEEHVKNPYKGKKLKKHPDFPKKPLTPYFRFFMEKRAKYAKLHPEMSNLDLTKILSKKYKELPEKKKMKYIQDFQREKQEFERNLARFREDHPDLIQNAKKSDVPEKPKTPQQLWYNHEKKIYLKVRPDVSTEIMRDYIQKHPELNISEEGITRSTLTKAERQLKDKFDGRPTKPPPNSYSLYCAELMANMKDVPSTERMVLCSQQWKLLSQKEKDAYHKKCDQKKKDYEIELLRFLESLPEEEQQRVLGEEKMLGSNRKGATSPASKKSSPETGKASSEKPKRPISAMFIFSEEKRKQLQEERPELSESELTRLLARMWNDLSEKKKAKYKAREAAMKAQSEKKHGSDKEERGKLPESPKTAEEIWQQSVIGDYLARFKNDRGKALKAMEATWNNMEKKEKLMWIKKAAEDQKRYERELSEMRAPPCSTNSTKKMKFQGEPKKPPMNGYQKFSQELLSNGELNHLPLKERMVEIGSRWQRISQGQKDHYKKLAEEQQKQYKVHLDIWLKSLSPQERAAYKEHISNKRKSIGKIRGPNPKMKPTMQSKSESEDDDEEEEEEEDDDEDEDDDDDNGDSSEEGGDSSESSSEEESEDGDECECRVSHQSQSFTPVQLKSEYAGWRWGQKPCPCLVLATGQNDEDDEDEDDEDEDDNDSEGSSSSSSSSGDSSDSDSN, via the exons ATGAACGGCGAAGCTGAGTGCCCTGCAGACCTGGAAATGACAGCTCCCAAAAACCAAG ACCGCTGGTCGCAGGAGGACATGCTGACCCTCCTGGAGTGCATGAAGAATAACCTGCCCTCCAACGACGGGAGCAAGTTCAAAACCACTGAGTCCCACCTGGATTGGGAAAAAGTGGCTTTCAAGGACTTCTCAGGGGAGATGTGCAAGATGAAGTGGATGGAGATCTCAAATGAG GTGAGGAAATTCCGGACCCTCACAGAGCTCATTATGGATGCTGAAGAGCATGTGAAGAATCCTTACAAAGGCAAAAAGCTCAAG AAACACCCCGACTTCCCCAAGAAGCCCCTGACTCCCTATTTCCGCTTCTTCATGGAGAAGCGAGCCAAATACGCCAAGCTTCACCCCGAAATGAGCAACCTGGATCTCACCAAGATCCTGTCCAAGAAATACAAGGAGCTTCCCGAGAAGAAAAAG ATGAAATACATCCAGGACTTCCAGCGAGAGAAGCAGGAGTTTGAGAGGAACTTGGCGAGGTTCAG GGAAGACCACCCGGATCTCATCCAGAACGCCAAGAAATCCGACGTCCCCGAAAAGCCCAAGAccccccagcagctgtggtacAACCACGAGAAGAAGATCTACTTGAAAGTGCGTCCAGATGTGAGTACG GAGATCATGCGGGATTACATCCAGAAGCACCCGGAGCTGAACATCAGCGAGGAGGGAATCACCCGCTCCACCCTCACCAAGGCCGAGCGGCAGCTCAAGGACAAGTTCGACGGACGACCCACGAAGCCGCCCCC GAACAGCTACTCCCTGTACTGTGCAGAGCTGATGGCCAACATGAAAGACGTGCCCAGCACGGAGcggatggtgctgtgcagccagcagtggaagCTGCTCTCCCAGAAGGAAAAGGATGCCTACCACAAAAAGTGTGACCAG aaaaagaaagattacGAGATTGAGCTGCTCCGCTTCCTGGAG AGCCTGCccgaggaggagcagcagcggGTGCTGGGCGAGGAGAAGATGCTGGGCAGCAACCGGAAAGGGGCGACGAGTCCTGCAtccaaaaaatcctccccagaGACCGGCAAG GCCAGCTCAGAGAAGCCCAAGAGGCCCATCTCAGCCATGTTCATCTTCTCGGAGGAGAAGCggaagcagctgcaggaggagcggCCGGAGCTGTCGGAGAGTGAGCTCACCCGGCTCCTGGCCCGCATGTGGAACGACCTCTCCGAGAAGAAGAAG GCCAAGTACAAGGCGCGGGAGGCAGCGATGAAGGCGCAGTCGGAGAAGAAGCACGGCTCGGATAAAGAGGAGCGTGGGAAGCTGCCCGAGTCTCCCAAAACTGCCGAGGAGATCTGGCAACAGAGCGTCATCGGGGACTACCTGGCTCGTTTCaag AATGACCGGGGCAAAGCACTGAAGGCCATGGAGGCCACTTGGAACAACatggagaagaaagagaagctgaTGTGGATCAAGAAGGCGGCGGAGGATCAGAAGCGATACGAG AGGGAGCTGAGCGAGATGCGGGCCCCTCCGTGCTCCACCAACTCCACCAAGAAAATGAAATTCCAGGGAGAGCCGAAGAAACCCCCCAT GAACGGTTACCAGAAGTTCTCCCAGGAGCTCCTGTCCAACGGGGAGCTGAACCACCTCCCGCTGAAGGAGCGGATGGTGGAGATCGGCAGCCGCTGGCAGCGCATCTCCCAGGGCCAGAAGGACCACTACAAAAAactggcagaggagcagcagaaacagtaCAAGGTGCACCTCGACATCTGGCTCAAG AGCCTCTCGCCCCAGGAGCGGGCTGCGTAcaaggaacacatttccaac AAGCGCAAGAGCATAGGGAAGATCCGGGGTCCCAACCCCAAGATGAAGCCAACGATGCAGTCCAAGTCG GAGTCAGAGGACgatgatgaggaggaagaggaggaggaagatgacgatgaagatgaggatgatgatgatgacaacGGTGACTCATCAGAGGAAGGCGGCGACTCCTCAGAGTCCAGCAGTGAGGAGGAGAGCGAGGATGGGGACGAG TGTGAATGCCGAGTAAGTCACCAGAGTCAAAGCTTTACACCGGTGCAACTGAAATCAGAGTATGCTGGATGGCGCTGGGGCCAGAAACCGTGTCCGTGCCTTGTGCTCGCCACCGGACAG AACGACGAGGATGATGAGGACGAGGATGACGAGGACGAGGATGACAACGACTCGGAGGGCAGCAGcagttcctcctcctcctcgggggACTCTTCCGACTCCGACTCCAACTGA
- the UBTF gene encoding nucleolar transcription factor 1 isoform X3, which yields MNGEAECPADLEMTAPKNQDRWSQEDMLTLLECMKNNLPSNDGSKFKTTESHLDWEKVAFKDFSGEMCKMKWMEISNEVRKFRTLTELIMDAEEHVKNPYKGKKLKKHPDFPKKPLTPYFRFFMEKRAKYAKLHPEMSNLDLTKILSKKYKELPEKKKMKYIQDFQREKQEFERNLARFREDHPDLIQNAKKSDVPEKPKTPQQLWYNHEKKIYLKATTKEVKESLGKQWSQLSDKKRLKWIHKALEQRKEYEEIMRDYIQKHPELNISEEGITRSTLTKAERQLKDKFDGRPTKPPPNSYSLYCAELMANMKDVPSTERMVLCSQQWKLLSQKEKDAYHKKCDQKKKDYEIELLRFLESLPEEEQQRVLGEEKMLGSNRKGATSPASKKSSPETGKASSEKPKRPISAMFIFSEEKRKQLQEERPELSESELTRLLARMWNDLSEKKKAKYKAREAAMKAQSEKKHGSDKEERGKLPESPKTAEEIWQQSVIGDYLARFKNDRGKALKAMEATWNNMEKKEKLMWIKKAAEDQKRYERELSEMRAPPCSTNSTKKMKFQGEPKKPPMNGYQKFSQELLSNGELNHLPLKERMVEIGSRWQRISQGQKDHYKKLAEEQQKQYKVHLDIWLKSLSPQERAAYKEHISNKRKSIGKIRGPNPKMKPTMQSKSESEDDDEEEEEEEDDDEDEDDDDDNGDSSEEGGDSSESSSEEESEDGDECECRVSHQSQSFTPVQLKSEYAGWRWGQKPCPCLVLATGQNDEDDEDEDDEDEDDNDSEGSSSSSSSSGDSSDSDSN from the exons ATGAACGGCGAAGCTGAGTGCCCTGCAGACCTGGAAATGACAGCTCCCAAAAACCAAG ACCGCTGGTCGCAGGAGGACATGCTGACCCTCCTGGAGTGCATGAAGAATAACCTGCCCTCCAACGACGGGAGCAAGTTCAAAACCACTGAGTCCCACCTGGATTGGGAAAAAGTGGCTTTCAAGGACTTCTCAGGGGAGATGTGCAAGATGAAGTGGATGGAGATCTCAAATGAG GTGAGGAAATTCCGGACCCTCACAGAGCTCATTATGGATGCTGAAGAGCATGTGAAGAATCCTTACAAAGGCAAAAAGCTCAAG AAACACCCCGACTTCCCCAAGAAGCCCCTGACTCCCTATTTCCGCTTCTTCATGGAGAAGCGAGCCAAATACGCCAAGCTTCACCCCGAAATGAGCAACCTGGATCTCACCAAGATCCTGTCCAAGAAATACAAGGAGCTTCCCGAGAAGAAAAAG ATGAAATACATCCAGGACTTCCAGCGAGAGAAGCAGGAGTTTGAGAGGAACTTGGCGAGGTTCAG GGAAGACCACCCGGATCTCATCCAGAACGCCAAGAAATCCGACGTCCCCGAAAAGCCCAAGAccccccagcagctgtggtacAACCACGAGAAGAAGATCTACTTGAAA GCCACCACGAAGGAGGTGAAAGAGTCGCTGGGCAAGCAGTGGTCTCAACTCTCGGATAAAAAGAGGCTGAAATGGATTCATAAGGCCCTGGAACAGCGGAAGGAGTACGAG GAGATCATGCGGGATTACATCCAGAAGCACCCGGAGCTGAACATCAGCGAGGAGGGAATCACCCGCTCCACCCTCACCAAGGCCGAGCGGCAGCTCAAGGACAAGTTCGACGGACGACCCACGAAGCCGCCCCC GAACAGCTACTCCCTGTACTGTGCAGAGCTGATGGCCAACATGAAAGACGTGCCCAGCACGGAGcggatggtgctgtgcagccagcagtggaagCTGCTCTCCCAGAAGGAAAAGGATGCCTACCACAAAAAGTGTGACCAG aaaaagaaagattacGAGATTGAGCTGCTCCGCTTCCTGGAG AGCCTGCccgaggaggagcagcagcggGTGCTGGGCGAGGAGAAGATGCTGGGCAGCAACCGGAAAGGGGCGACGAGTCCTGCAtccaaaaaatcctccccagaGACCGGCAAG GCCAGCTCAGAGAAGCCCAAGAGGCCCATCTCAGCCATGTTCATCTTCTCGGAGGAGAAGCggaagcagctgcaggaggagcggCCGGAGCTGTCGGAGAGTGAGCTCACCCGGCTCCTGGCCCGCATGTGGAACGACCTCTCCGAGAAGAAGAAG GCCAAGTACAAGGCGCGGGAGGCAGCGATGAAGGCGCAGTCGGAGAAGAAGCACGGCTCGGATAAAGAGGAGCGTGGGAAGCTGCCCGAGTCTCCCAAAACTGCCGAGGAGATCTGGCAACAGAGCGTCATCGGGGACTACCTGGCTCGTTTCaag AATGACCGGGGCAAAGCACTGAAGGCCATGGAGGCCACTTGGAACAACatggagaagaaagagaagctgaTGTGGATCAAGAAGGCGGCGGAGGATCAGAAGCGATACGAG AGGGAGCTGAGCGAGATGCGGGCCCCTCCGTGCTCCACCAACTCCACCAAGAAAATGAAATTCCAGGGAGAGCCGAAGAAACCCCCCAT GAACGGTTACCAGAAGTTCTCCCAGGAGCTCCTGTCCAACGGGGAGCTGAACCACCTCCCGCTGAAGGAGCGGATGGTGGAGATCGGCAGCCGCTGGCAGCGCATCTCCCAGGGCCAGAAGGACCACTACAAAAAactggcagaggagcagcagaaacagtaCAAGGTGCACCTCGACATCTGGCTCAAG AGCCTCTCGCCCCAGGAGCGGGCTGCGTAcaaggaacacatttccaac AAGCGCAAGAGCATAGGGAAGATCCGGGGTCCCAACCCCAAGATGAAGCCAACGATGCAGTCCAAGTCG GAGTCAGAGGACgatgatgaggaggaagaggaggaggaagatgacgatgaagatgaggatgatgatgatgacaacGGTGACTCATCAGAGGAAGGCGGCGACTCCTCAGAGTCCAGCAGTGAGGAGGAGAGCGAGGATGGGGACGAG TGTGAATGCCGAGTAAGTCACCAGAGTCAAAGCTTTACACCGGTGCAACTGAAATCAGAGTATGCTGGATGGCGCTGGGGCCAGAAACCGTGTCCGTGCCTTGTGCTCGCCACCGGACAG AACGACGAGGATGATGAGGACGAGGATGACGAGGACGAGGATGACAACGACTCGGAGGGCAGCAGcagttcctcctcctcctcgggggACTCTTCCGACTCCGACTCCAACTGA
- the UBTF gene encoding nucleolar transcription factor 1 isoform X7 translates to MNGEAECPADLEMTAPKNQDRWSQEDMLTLLECMKNNLPSNDGSKFKTTESHLDWEKVAFKDFSGEMCKMKWMEISNEVRKFRTLTELIMDAEEHVKNPYKGKKLKKHPDFPKKPLTPYFRFFMEKRAKYAKLHPEMSNLDLTKILSKKYKELPEKKKMKYIQDFQREKQEFERNLARFREDHPDLIQNAKKSDVPEKPKTPQQLWYNHEKKIYLKVRPDATTKEVKESLGKQWSQLSDKKRLKWIHKALEQRKEYEEIMRDYIQKHPELNISEEGITRSTLTKAERQLKDKFDGRPTKPPPNSYSLYCAELMANMKDVPSTERMVLCSQQWKLLSQKEKDAYHKKCDQKKKDYEIELLRFLESLPEEEQQRVLGEEKMLGSNRKGATSPASKKSSPETGKASSEKPKRPISAMFIFSEEKRKQLQEERPELSESELTRLLARMWNDLSEKKKAKYKAREAAMKAQSEKKHGSDKEERGKLPESPKTAEEIWQQSVIGDYLARFKNDRGKALKAMEATWNNMEKKEKLMWIKKAAEDQKRYERELSEMRAPPCSTNSTKKMKFQGEPKKPPMNGYQKFSQELLSNGELNHLPLKERMVEIGSRWQRISQGQKDHYKKLAEEQQKQYKVHLDIWLKSLSPQERAAYKEHISNKRKSIGKIRGPNPKMKPTMQSKSESEDDDEEEEEEEDDDEDEDDDDDNGDSSEEGGDSSESSSEEESEDGDENDEDDEDEDDEDEDDNDSEGSSSSSSSSGDSSDSDSN, encoded by the exons ATGAACGGCGAAGCTGAGTGCCCTGCAGACCTGGAAATGACAGCTCCCAAAAACCAAG ACCGCTGGTCGCAGGAGGACATGCTGACCCTCCTGGAGTGCATGAAGAATAACCTGCCCTCCAACGACGGGAGCAAGTTCAAAACCACTGAGTCCCACCTGGATTGGGAAAAAGTGGCTTTCAAGGACTTCTCAGGGGAGATGTGCAAGATGAAGTGGATGGAGATCTCAAATGAG GTGAGGAAATTCCGGACCCTCACAGAGCTCATTATGGATGCTGAAGAGCATGTGAAGAATCCTTACAAAGGCAAAAAGCTCAAG AAACACCCCGACTTCCCCAAGAAGCCCCTGACTCCCTATTTCCGCTTCTTCATGGAGAAGCGAGCCAAATACGCCAAGCTTCACCCCGAAATGAGCAACCTGGATCTCACCAAGATCCTGTCCAAGAAATACAAGGAGCTTCCCGAGAAGAAAAAG ATGAAATACATCCAGGACTTCCAGCGAGAGAAGCAGGAGTTTGAGAGGAACTTGGCGAGGTTCAG GGAAGACCACCCGGATCTCATCCAGAACGCCAAGAAATCCGACGTCCCCGAAAAGCCCAAGAccccccagcagctgtggtacAACCACGAGAAGAAGATCTACTTGAAAGTGCGTCCAGAT GCCACCACGAAGGAGGTGAAAGAGTCGCTGGGCAAGCAGTGGTCTCAACTCTCGGATAAAAAGAGGCTGAAATGGATTCATAAGGCCCTGGAACAGCGGAAGGAGTACGAG GAGATCATGCGGGATTACATCCAGAAGCACCCGGAGCTGAACATCAGCGAGGAGGGAATCACCCGCTCCACCCTCACCAAGGCCGAGCGGCAGCTCAAGGACAAGTTCGACGGACGACCCACGAAGCCGCCCCC GAACAGCTACTCCCTGTACTGTGCAGAGCTGATGGCCAACATGAAAGACGTGCCCAGCACGGAGcggatggtgctgtgcagccagcagtggaagCTGCTCTCCCAGAAGGAAAAGGATGCCTACCACAAAAAGTGTGACCAG aaaaagaaagattacGAGATTGAGCTGCTCCGCTTCCTGGAG AGCCTGCccgaggaggagcagcagcggGTGCTGGGCGAGGAGAAGATGCTGGGCAGCAACCGGAAAGGGGCGACGAGTCCTGCAtccaaaaaatcctccccagaGACCGGCAAG GCCAGCTCAGAGAAGCCCAAGAGGCCCATCTCAGCCATGTTCATCTTCTCGGAGGAGAAGCggaagcagctgcaggaggagcggCCGGAGCTGTCGGAGAGTGAGCTCACCCGGCTCCTGGCCCGCATGTGGAACGACCTCTCCGAGAAGAAGAAG GCCAAGTACAAGGCGCGGGAGGCAGCGATGAAGGCGCAGTCGGAGAAGAAGCACGGCTCGGATAAAGAGGAGCGTGGGAAGCTGCCCGAGTCTCCCAAAACTGCCGAGGAGATCTGGCAACAGAGCGTCATCGGGGACTACCTGGCTCGTTTCaag AATGACCGGGGCAAAGCACTGAAGGCCATGGAGGCCACTTGGAACAACatggagaagaaagagaagctgaTGTGGATCAAGAAGGCGGCGGAGGATCAGAAGCGATACGAG AGGGAGCTGAGCGAGATGCGGGCCCCTCCGTGCTCCACCAACTCCACCAAGAAAATGAAATTCCAGGGAGAGCCGAAGAAACCCCCCAT GAACGGTTACCAGAAGTTCTCCCAGGAGCTCCTGTCCAACGGGGAGCTGAACCACCTCCCGCTGAAGGAGCGGATGGTGGAGATCGGCAGCCGCTGGCAGCGCATCTCCCAGGGCCAGAAGGACCACTACAAAAAactggcagaggagcagcagaaacagtaCAAGGTGCACCTCGACATCTGGCTCAAG AGCCTCTCGCCCCAGGAGCGGGCTGCGTAcaaggaacacatttccaac AAGCGCAAGAGCATAGGGAAGATCCGGGGTCCCAACCCCAAGATGAAGCCAACGATGCAGTCCAAGTCG GAGTCAGAGGACgatgatgaggaggaagaggaggaggaagatgacgatgaagatgaggatgatgatgatgacaacGGTGACTCATCAGAGGAAGGCGGCGACTCCTCAGAGTCCAGCAGTGAGGAGGAGAGCGAGGATGGGGACGAG AACGACGAGGATGATGAGGACGAGGATGACGAGGACGAGGATGACAACGACTCGGAGGGCAGCAGcagttcctcctcctcctcgggggACTCTTCCGACTCCGACTCCAACTGA